Proteins encoded by one window of Lactobacillus paragasseri:
- a CDS encoding serine hydrolase domain-containing protein codes for MIEFFKTQHLIESMVSERIVPGVNYAFIKKKQVFTSTVGFASLMPEIEQLSPFALYDLASLTKVLGTTNVFLKLKEEGKLNFTEPLQEFIPEFKDDRIRLNHLLTHTSGIRGWIPNRDELAAPDLLKAIIGLPVTDEFETKMRYADTNFILLGLVLEKIYGLPVQDVIRQEIILPAKLKETTFHPKASDCVPTAYTEQGELLQGIVHDPKARVLGKDCGSAGLFSNLEDLIKMTQAYLGLRHDILPLKQDTLANLFQIETPKNVHPRSWGWDLRFDPVDQHPLIYHTGFTGTFILIDRLNQTAMVVLTNRIHPSGHNHVFLAMREKIVDTFLKENIYKG; via the coding sequence ATGATAGAATTTTTTAAGACTCAGCATTTAATTGAAAGTATGGTTAGTGAGCGCATTGTACCAGGGGTAAACTACGCATTTATTAAGAAAAAACAGGTGTTTACATCAACAGTAGGTTTTGCTAGTTTGATGCCTGAGATTGAACAACTTAGTCCATTTGCACTTTATGATTTAGCAAGTTTAACTAAGGTGTTAGGGACTACTAATGTTTTCTTAAAATTAAAAGAAGAGGGTAAACTTAATTTTACTGAGCCACTTCAAGAGTTTATTCCTGAATTTAAAGATGATCGTATTCGCCTTAATCATTTATTGACGCATACTAGTGGAATTCGTGGTTGGATTCCTAATCGAGATGAACTAGCAGCTCCTGATTTATTAAAAGCAATTATCGGCTTACCAGTTACTGATGAATTTGAAACGAAAATGCGGTATGCAGATACCAATTTTATTTTATTGGGATTGGTACTTGAAAAAATATATGGTTTACCTGTCCAAGATGTAATTAGGCAGGAGATTATTTTACCAGCTAAGCTGAAGGAAACAACGTTTCATCCAAAAGCATCTGATTGTGTGCCTACCGCTTATACTGAACAAGGTGAGTTGCTGCAAGGAATTGTACATGATCCTAAAGCACGTGTACTGGGTAAGGATTGTGGGTCAGCTGGCTTATTTTCAAACTTAGAAGATCTAATAAAAATGACGCAGGCTTATTTAGGACTACGTCATGATATTCTACCTTTAAAGCAGGATACATTAGCTAACTTATTTCAAATTGAAACACCTAAAAACGTACATCCTCGTTCTTGGGGATGGGATTTACGCTTTGATCCAGTTGATCAGCATCCACTTATTTATCACACAGGTTTTACTGGTACTTTTATCTTAATTGATCGCCTTAATCAAACTGCGATGGTTGTCTTAACTAATCGAATCCATCCTAGTGGACATAATCATGTCTTTCTAGCGATGAGAGAAAAGATAGTTGATACCTTTTTAAAAGAAAATATTTATAAAGGCTAA
- a CDS encoding DHA2 family efflux MFS transporter permease subunit: MKVQTKNTLAVLATAFMSFVGILTETSLNVTFPAMMKQFQVSLDTIQWITTGYLLMIAIIMISSSYQNERFTARQLFISAAVAFITGSMISAFASSFYILLLGRLISALGVGLCTPMMFNLIVEVMPRQSWGFYMGIAGLVIAMAPTLGPAVGGSISYYLNWRWIFIIAAIFALFVFISGIFVIGSYHPVQKKSFNWLAYIFLSLSLVSLVIGVNQLSKGLQNWRLWGLLILTVVLFILFVTISKRSTRKLLDLKVFEDKAFVFGAFAYFLLQFINIGVSFVLPNYIQIVNKQSSLIGGLVLLPGSIIAGLLNPYFGRLYDRLGARVPLYGGAFLMALGSFLLANWGLNLNTWMIICFYGILMLGHRMSFSNTMAQSLKIVDNNLKSDATAVCQTAQQLAGSMGTAILAAIIAIFQNKHTAKYTTLTAQGSMAAFYFTFGLGILILICDWIMFKLSKENK; encoded by the coding sequence ATGAAAGTACAAACTAAAAATACACTTGCAGTTTTGGCAACAGCATTCATGTCTTTTGTTGGAATTTTAACTGAAACTAGTTTAAATGTAACTTTTCCTGCTATGATGAAGCAATTCCAAGTTTCATTGGACACTATTCAATGGATTACAACTGGCTATTTGCTGATGATTGCGATTATTATGATTAGCTCTTCTTATCAAAATGAACGATTTACAGCAAGACAATTGTTCATTTCAGCAGCAGTTGCCTTTATAACTGGAAGCATGATTTCTGCTTTTGCATCAAGTTTCTACATTTTGCTTTTAGGAAGATTAATTTCAGCTCTGGGAGTAGGTCTATGCACTCCGATGATGTTTAATTTAATCGTGGAGGTAATGCCTAGGCAAAGCTGGGGATTTTACATGGGAATTGCTGGTTTAGTAATTGCAATGGCACCGACTTTAGGTCCTGCAGTTGGAGGCAGTATTTCGTATTATCTTAATTGGCGCTGGATTTTCATTATTGCTGCAATTTTTGCCCTCTTTGTCTTTATTTCCGGTATTTTTGTAATTGGAAGTTATCATCCGGTTCAAAAGAAGTCATTTAACTGGCTAGCTTATATATTTTTAAGTCTTAGTTTAGTAAGCTTAGTTATTGGTGTAAATCAATTAAGTAAAGGATTACAAAACTGGCGTCTTTGGGGACTATTAATCTTAACGGTTGTTTTGTTCATTTTATTTGTAACAATTTCAAAAAGATCTACTCGAAAGTTGCTTGACTTGAAAGTTTTTGAAGATAAAGCTTTCGTTTTTGGTGCATTTGCGTACTTTTTGCTTCAATTTATCAATATTGGTGTAAGTTTTGTATTACCCAATTATATTCAAATTGTTAACAAACAAAGCTCTTTAATCGGTGGTCTGGTTTTACTTCCAGGAAGTATTATTGCTGGACTTTTAAATCCGTATTTTGGCCGTTTATATGATCGCTTAGGTGCAAGAGTGCCATTATATGGTGGAGCTTTTTTAATGGCATTAGGGAGCTTCTTATTGGCTAATTGGGGACTAAACTTAAATACCTGGATGATTATCTGCTTTTATGGAATTTTGATGTTAGGACATCGAATGTCGTTCAGTAATACAATGGCCCAAAGCTTGAAAATAGTAGATAATAACCTTAAGTCAGACGCAACTGCTGTTTGTCAGACAGCGCAACAACTAGCTGGTTCAATGGGAACAGCAATTTTAGCAGCAATTATAGCTATTTTTCAGAATAAGCATACAGCAAAATACACTACTTTGACTGCTCAGGGAAGTATGGCAGCATTTTATTTCACTTTTGGCCTTGGAATTTTGATTTTGATATGTGATTGGATTATGTTTAAGCTGAGTAAAGAAAATAAGTAA
- a CDS encoding glucose-6-phosphate isomerase → MSKVVHFDASKLTPFVHENELKEMQAMVTAADKELREGTGAGSDFRGWIDLPINYDKDEFDRIKKAAKKIQNDSEVLVGIGIGGSYLGAQASIEFLNSSFYGREKEKYPTVVFCGNSLSGSYLYDLLEWLGDKDFSINIISKSGTTTEPSIAFRVLKDKLIKKYGKEEAAKRIYATTDRAKGALKTEADAEGYEEFVVPDDIGGRFSVLSAVGLLPIAVAGGDIDAMMKGAADARAAYTDPDVSEDNPYQYAALRNILYRKGYTTELLENYEPSLRMFGEWWKQLMGESEGKDQKGIYPSSANFTTDLHSLGQYIQEGRRNLMETVIRVENPEHDVTIPDDKENLDQLNFLSGKTMNYVNDRAYEGVVLAHTDGGVPVMTVDIENQSAHTLGYLIYWFELAVGISGYLNGINPFNQPGVESYKRNMFGLLNKPGYEDLHDDLTKRLK, encoded by the coding sequence ATGAGTAAAGTTGTTCACTTTGATGCAAGTAAATTAACTCCGTTTGTTCATGAAAATGAATTAAAGGAAATGCAAGCAATGGTAACTGCTGCAGATAAAGAATTACGCGAAGGTACTGGCGCAGGTAGTGACTTCCGTGGTTGGATTGATTTACCAATTAATTACGATAAAGACGAATTTGACCGTATTAAAAAAGCAGCTAAGAAGATTCAAAATGATTCTGAAGTTTTAGTTGGTATTGGTATCGGTGGTTCTTACCTTGGTGCCCAAGCTTCAATTGAATTTTTAAATAGTTCTTTTTATGGCAGAGAAAAAGAAAAGTATCCAACTGTTGTATTTTGTGGTAACTCTCTTTCAGGTTCATACCTCTATGACTTACTTGAATGGTTAGGAGACAAGGACTTTTCAATCAATATTATTTCTAAGTCTGGTACTACTACTGAACCTTCAATTGCTTTCCGTGTCTTGAAGGATAAGTTAATCAAGAAGTATGGTAAAGAAGAAGCTGCTAAGAGAATTTATGCAACTACTGACCGTGCTAAGGGTGCGTTAAAGACTGAAGCTGATGCAGAAGGCTACGAAGAATTTGTAGTTCCAGATGATATTGGTGGTCGTTTCTCAGTATTATCAGCTGTTGGTTTACTTCCAATTGCTGTAGCTGGTGGAGATATTGATGCAATGATGAAGGGTGCTGCAGATGCACGTGCTGCATACACTGATCCAGATGTATCAGAAGATAATCCTTACCAGTATGCTGCTCTTCGTAACATTCTTTATCGTAAGGGTTATACTACTGAATTACTTGAAAACTATGAACCATCATTAAGAATGTTTGGTGAATGGTGGAAGCAATTAATGGGTGAGTCAGAAGGTAAGGATCAAAAGGGCATTTACCCATCTAGCGCTAACTTCACTACTGATCTTCACTCACTTGGTCAATATATCCAAGAAGGTCGTCGTAATTTAATGGAAACTGTTATTCGTGTCGAAAATCCAGAACATGATGTAACTATTCCAGACGATAAAGAAAACTTAGATCAATTGAACTTCTTGTCAGGTAAGACTATGAACTACGTAAATGATCGTGCATATGAAGGTGTAGTTTTAGCTCATACTGATGGTGGAGTACCAGTTATGACTGTTGATATTGAAAATCAATCAGCTCACACTTTAGGTTACTTAATTTACTGGTTCGAATTAGCTGTAGGTATTTCAGGTTACTTGAACGGTATTAACCCATTTAACCAACCAGGTGTTGAAAGTTACAAGAGAAACATGTTTGGTCTTTTGAACAAGCCTGGTTATGAAGACTTACATGATGATTTGACTAAACGTTTAAAATAA
- a CDS encoding VanZ family protein, whose protein sequence is MLFLQPLYEYIYHHYAAHINHFALIKLILYSLDKTIFYFIIFAIIRLCWLLFIRHRRTLKSEACIWIFSFYVILLLMLTVFRDTYFPWQLTFNFHRNLSDINLVFMKETLKLTQGESMLDFFYNSLGNILWFVPFGLLFPTVIQKKNMLLTIFSGGCLSVCIEGLQFVLETGVSDIDDVFFNVCGTIIGFIIYRIIYRFL, encoded by the coding sequence ATGCTTTTTTTACAACCCTTATATGAATATATCTATCATCATTATGCAGCACATATTAATCATTTTGCTCTAATTAAGCTAATTTTGTATAGTTTAGATAAGACAATTTTTTATTTTATTATCTTTGCAATTATTCGTTTATGTTGGCTATTATTTATAAGACATCGAAGAACATTAAAATCAGAAGCATGCATTTGGATTTTTAGCTTTTATGTCATTTTATTATTAATGCTTACGGTATTTAGAGATACATATTTTCCATGGCAATTAACCTTTAATTTTCATCGCAATTTAAGTGATATTAATCTAGTGTTTATGAAAGAAACGCTTAAGCTGACCCAGGGAGAGAGTATGCTTGATTTTTTCTATAATTCGCTTGGAAATATTTTATGGTTCGTTCCATTTGGTTTATTATTTCCAACAGTTATTCAGAAAAAAAATATGCTTTTAACGATTTTTTCCGGTGGTTGTCTTTCAGTTTGTATTGAAGGATTACAATTTGTTCTTGAAACTGGTGTAAGTGATATAGACGATGTCTTTTTTAATGTTTGCGGTACGATAATTGGTTTTATAATATATCGAATTATTTATCGATTCTTATAA
- a CDS encoding LTA synthase family protein has product MNKIKRNFWQTRIGFLTILTLCFWAKYMYAAYFDFKLGLSDPYQHFIVWLTPLGTCIIILSLGLYFSKPLISYIAMLVLDTINTILLFANVIYYRQFSDFLTSKTIQNTGKVSQGLGKSTVALLHPSDILLWLDLIIIIILLIIKVIKIDPRKYGFKRPFAVSSFGVFMLTLNMFLAETSRPRLLRNTFDRSYVVKYLGIDTYSVYDLLKSAQSNQVKKNANAEDINQVLAFTKKHYAKANPEYFGKAKGKNVIVLHLESFQQFLIGLKVNGQEVTPFLNSLYHSKDTVSFSNFYHQVGLGRTSDAENMLETGTYGISDGSLFSSLGSENTFQGAPQILRQTGYTSAVFHGNTGTFWNRNEVYKNLGYNYFFDANYFSQKKNDKIGYGLKDKLLFGESIKYLEQMQQPFYVKYLTVTNHIPFQLDPEDKDNNFTTTDTSNTTINNYFETAHYLDQSIKEFFDYLKKSGLDKNTMVILYGDHYGVGSSDDELSALAPVLGKDFNNWTSYDTAELQKVPFMIHMDGIKGKVDNKISGEIDVLPTLLHLLGISNKNYIQFGQDLFSKQYRQVVVFRNGTIITPKYVIIGGKGTKGTVYNQQTGEKITKFNKKQKEEINKLASYGRTSLHYSDLLNNHNLLRFYTPAGFIPTNPNEFDYKVNYQKMLTLRKQLGNKSTSLYSQHKGTTTDLYSTDASEIDKDEINKVPENIQSATSDKDKNHQDNAPKKDNPEK; this is encoded by the coding sequence GTGAATAAAATAAAACGTAATTTTTGGCAAACTAGAATTGGATTCTTAACAATCCTTACACTTTGCTTTTGGGCAAAATATATGTATGCGGCTTATTTTGATTTTAAGCTTGGTTTAAGTGATCCATACCAGCATTTTATTGTTTGGTTAACTCCACTTGGTACATGTATCATTATCTTGAGCTTAGGACTTTATTTTTCTAAACCACTAATTTCATACATTGCTATGCTGGTTTTAGATACAATAAATACAATTTTGCTCTTTGCAAATGTAATTTATTATCGTCAATTCTCAGATTTTTTAACCAGTAAAACTATCCAAAATACCGGTAAAGTATCACAAGGGCTAGGTAAAAGTACTGTTGCTCTACTGCATCCCAGCGATATCCTTCTCTGGCTTGACCTTATAATCATTATTATCTTATTAATTATAAAGGTTATCAAAATTGATCCACGTAAATATGGCTTTAAGCGACCATTTGCAGTTTCATCATTTGGGGTTTTCATGCTAACTTTGAATATGTTTTTAGCTGAAACTTCACGTCCACGTCTGTTAAGAAACACTTTTGATCGCTCCTATGTAGTTAAATACTTAGGAATTGATACTTATTCAGTATACGATCTTTTAAAAAGCGCACAGTCAAACCAAGTTAAGAAAAATGCTAATGCCGAAGATATTAATCAAGTATTAGCTTTCACTAAAAAACATTACGCTAAAGCTAATCCAGAATATTTTGGAAAAGCTAAAGGTAAAAATGTCATTGTCTTACACCTCGAAAGTTTCCAGCAATTTCTAATTGGCTTAAAAGTTAACGGTCAAGAGGTCACGCCATTTCTCAACTCGCTTTATCATAGTAAAGATACAGTTAGTTTTAGCAACTTCTATCATCAAGTAGGCTTAGGCAGAACTAGTGACGCTGAGAACATGCTTGAGACTGGAACATACGGTATTTCAGACGGTTCATTATTCTCTTCCCTAGGGTCTGAAAATACATTTCAAGGTGCTCCGCAAATTCTTCGTCAAACTGGCTACACTTCAGCTGTTTTTCATGGTAATACTGGAACATTTTGGAATCGAAATGAAGTATATAAGAATCTTGGCTATAATTACTTCTTTGATGCAAACTACTTTTCACAAAAGAAAAATGACAAAATTGGATATGGACTAAAAGATAAGTTATTATTTGGTGAAAGTATCAAATATCTTGAACAAATGCAGCAACCTTTTTATGTTAAATATTTAACTGTTACTAATCACATCCCATTCCAATTAGACCCAGAAGATAAAGACAATAACTTTACTACTACTGATACTTCAAATACAACAATCAATAACTACTTCGAAACAGCCCATTATCTTGATCAATCAATCAAAGAATTTTTTGATTATCTAAAAAAGAGTGGTCTTGATAAAAATACAATGGTCATTCTCTATGGTGACCATTATGGTGTGGGTAGTTCAGACGACGAACTATCTGCTTTAGCACCTGTTCTAGGCAAAGACTTCAACAATTGGACATCCTATGATACTGCTGAACTTCAAAAGGTTCCATTCATGATACATATGGATGGAATCAAAGGTAAAGTAGATAATAAAATTAGTGGTGAAATTGATGTACTTCCAACCTTACTGCACCTTTTAGGAATTTCAAACAAGAATTATATTCAATTTGGACAAGACCTATTTTCTAAACAATATCGTCAAGTCGTTGTCTTTAGAAACGGCACGATAATTACTCCTAAGTACGTAATCATTGGCGGTAAAGGAACCAAAGGAACAGTTTACAACCAGCAAACTGGAGAAAAAATTACTAAATTTAATAAAAAGCAAAAAGAAGAAATCAATAAATTAGCTAGTTATGGACGCACTTCACTACACTATTCAGATTTATTGAATAATCATAATCTTTTACGATTCTACACTCCTGCTGGCTTTATTCCGACAAATCCAAATGAGTTTGACTATAAAGTCAATTATCAAAAAATGCTGACATTACGAAAACAACTTGGTAACAAATCTACGTCTCTATATTCTCAGCATAAAGGCACAACTACCGATCTTTACAGCACAGATGCTTCTGAAATTGATAAAGACGAAATCAACAAGGTTCCTGAGAATATTCAGTCTGCTACAAGCGACAAAGACAAAAACCATCAGGACAATGCTCCTA